The Edaphobacter sp. 12200R-103 genome contains a region encoding:
- a CDS encoding HU family DNA-binding protein, which produces MIKQDLVQRVVERTGLPRTKAEAAVDAIFESMKQTLVAGDRIELRGFGVFTVKPRKTGIGRNPRTGAEVTIAPGKAVRFKPGKELHLLN; this is translated from the coding sequence ATGATCAAGCAGGATTTAGTACAAAGGGTTGTTGAACGCACCGGCCTTCCACGCACAAAAGCAGAGGCTGCGGTGGATGCTATTTTCGAGAGCATGAAGCAGACGCTGGTCGCTGGCGACCGCATCGAACTCCGTGGTTTTGGCGTGTTTACCGTCAAACCGCGCAAGACCGGTATCGGACGCAATCCGCGTACCGGAGCGGAAGTTACGATTGCCCCGGGCAAGGCAGTGCGGTTCAAGCCCGGCAAAGAGCTTCATCTGCTCAACTAA
- the dcd gene encoding dCTP deaminase: MAIKSDRWIRQQAKENGMISPFSEKQVREGVISYGLSSYGYDLRVSDEFKIFTNVNNAIIDPKAFDERSFVTVVADSVIVPPNSFALARSIEYFKIPRDVLTICVGKSTYARCGIIVNVTPFEPEWEGFVTLEISNTTPLPAKVYANEGLCQILFFQSDEPCEVSYADRSGKYQKQQGIVLPKL, from the coding sequence GTGGCCATCAAAAGCGACCGTTGGATTCGCCAGCAGGCGAAGGAAAACGGAATGATCTCCCCGTTCAGTGAAAAGCAGGTTCGAGAAGGCGTCATCTCCTACGGTCTTTCTTCGTATGGATATGATCTTCGCGTCTCCGACGAATTCAAGATCTTTACTAACGTGAACAACGCCATCATCGATCCGAAGGCCTTTGACGAGCGGTCGTTTGTCACGGTGGTCGCCGATAGCGTTATTGTTCCCCCAAATTCGTTTGCTCTGGCCCGTTCGATCGAATATTTCAAGATTCCGCGCGATGTTCTGACGATCTGCGTGGGCAAGTCCACCTATGCCCGTTGTGGGATTATCGTTAATGTGACCCCTTTCGAGCCGGAGTGGGAGGGCTTTGTCACTCTCGAAATCTCCAATACAACTCCTTTGCCTGCAAAGGTTTACGCCAATGAAGGGCTTTGCCAGATCCTCTTCTTCCAGTCTGATGAGCCTTGCGAGGTCAGCTATGCGGACCGCAGCGGCAAATATCAGAAGCAGCAGGGCATCGTACTGCCAAAGCTTTAG
- a CDS encoding response regulator transcription factor: MTETKQDEPFRIGLIATDPLRVVGLQTIISEQGGAEVVTVASPGALDASGVSLVLVDAACTDHLFELLETFRRSRPHLRLIVIGLEEDHDYIQKVIGAGAKGYLSHTARENEIRMAIEIVLDGSVWAPRKVLARLLEASAGERRGPLPEPKFTERETQVLELLVAGRPNRDIAEALGIDAATVKAHVGRLMRKMGVENRIALSVQAVNRNLVRK, from the coding sequence ATGACTGAGACCAAGCAAGACGAGCCTTTCCGTATCGGGCTGATCGCCACCGATCCCTTGCGCGTCGTGGGGTTGCAGACCATCATATCCGAGCAGGGGGGCGCCGAAGTGGTGACCGTAGCCAGTCCCGGCGCACTGGATGCCTCTGGCGTGTCTCTCGTTCTGGTGGATGCTGCCTGCACGGACCACCTTTTTGAGCTGCTTGAGACCTTCCGCCGCTCCCGGCCTCACCTCCGGCTTATCGTCATCGGACTTGAAGAAGACCATGATTATATCCAGAAGGTTATTGGTGCAGGAGCCAAAGGATACCTCTCCCACACCGCACGCGAGAACGAGATTCGCATGGCAATCGAGATTGTGCTGGACGGATCGGTCTGGGCCCCGCGCAAGGTTCTTGCGCGGCTGCTCGAAGCCAGTGCAGGGGAGAGGAGAGGCCCACTTCCGGAACCGAAATTCACCGAACGCGAGACGCAGGTTCTCGAGTTGCTGGTTGCAGGACGGCCGAATCGCGACATTGCGGAGGCGCTTGGAATCGACGCCGCCACGGTAAAGGCCCACGTAGGACGGCTCATGCGGAAGATGGGCGTGGAGAATCGAATCGCTCTCAGCGTACAGGCAGTCAATCGTAACCTCGTCCGTAAGTAA
- a CDS encoding lipid-binding SYLF domain-containing protein produces MKHWSVAVCGVAMMASSAVGYAASDRTKLTERLQDAQAVITQIMAAPDKGIPEGILSGANCVAVIPSFKKAAFVVGAQYGQGVATCRTSRGWSAPVFVQLAGGSFGFQIGGQATDLIIVAMNDRGMQDMLKNKFKIGADAAASAGPVGRNAQAGTDWKMNAELLTYSRSKGLFAGIDLDGTVLSQNEDDTRVMYGNAIPFETILKGNQATPEVARPFVRTVAKYFVASRSDK; encoded by the coding sequence ATGAAGCATTGGTCTGTGGCTGTGTGCGGAGTTGCAATGATGGCCAGTTCGGCAGTCGGATACGCCGCAAGCGACAGGACTAAGCTGACGGAAAGACTCCAGGACGCCCAGGCGGTCATTACCCAGATCATGGCTGCTCCTGACAAGGGTATCCCTGAGGGTATTCTGTCTGGCGCAAACTGCGTGGCGGTGATTCCCAGCTTCAAGAAGGCTGCCTTTGTCGTCGGGGCCCAGTATGGCCAGGGCGTCGCGACATGTCGCACCTCGCGCGGCTGGAGCGCCCCTGTCTTCGTTCAGCTTGCCGGTGGGAGCTTCGGGTTCCAGATCGGCGGCCAGGCGACCGATCTGATCATTGTGGCAATGAATGATCGAGGCATGCAGGACATGCTGAAGAACAAGTTCAAGATCGGGGCCGATGCCGCTGCCTCTGCAGGCCCCGTGGGACGCAATGCGCAGGCCGGAACGGACTGGAAGATGAACGCCGAGTTGCTCACCTACTCACGCAGCAAGGGGCTTTTTGCTGGTATTGATCTGGATGGTACGGTCCTCTCACAGAATGAGGACGACACGCGGGTGATGTACGGCAATGCGATTCCATTCGAGACGATCCTCAAAGGCAACCAGGCTACTCCTGAGGTAGCGCGCCCATTCGTTCGCACCGTAGCGAAGTACTTTGTCGCCTCCCGCTCAGACAAATAG
- a CDS encoding polyprenyl synthetase family protein yields the protein MSTLSIATAAEVFDLLREDLAAIEQEFSKQSASNVAVITDIAQYLIAGGGKRIRPLLLLLAAKSLGSTGHSRIRLGAVVEMLHTATLVHDDIIDEADTRRGRPSSNTTWGNSKCVLAGDWLYMQAFSSALEERNFHVLDLLISLTQQMVEGELLQIEKLGHLINEEEYFDLIYRKTACLFKVSMQLGAAITPHDFGDANVIEAQLGEYGRNLGLAFQIVDDVLDLTAAEEVLGKPVASDLREGKATLAVIHALERGTGADREAIRTVLADRSFARVSHSQIIEVLRRHGSIEYAMDTACAYAEAARQSIADLPPSDAKRALLWVPGFVTSRDR from the coding sequence GTGAGCACTCTCTCCATTGCGACCGCTGCCGAAGTCTTCGATCTTCTTCGCGAAGACCTTGCTGCCATCGAGCAGGAGTTTTCAAAACAATCGGCCTCCAACGTCGCCGTTATTACTGACATTGCGCAATACCTGATCGCCGGCGGAGGCAAACGCATCCGTCCGCTACTGCTGCTGCTTGCTGCGAAATCGCTTGGCTCTACAGGCCACAGCCGTATTCGCCTCGGCGCAGTGGTTGAGATGCTGCACACCGCGACCCTCGTCCACGACGACATCATCGACGAGGCTGATACGCGCCGCGGACGCCCATCGTCGAATACGACCTGGGGAAATTCCAAGTGCGTGCTCGCAGGAGACTGGCTCTATATGCAGGCCTTCTCCTCGGCGCTCGAGGAGCGCAATTTCCACGTTCTGGACCTGCTCATCTCGCTCACCCAGCAGATGGTCGAAGGCGAGCTGTTGCAGATCGAAAAGCTTGGACACCTGATCAACGAAGAAGAGTACTTCGACCTGATCTATCGCAAGACGGCCTGTCTCTTCAAAGTCTCCATGCAGCTTGGCGCGGCCATTACGCCGCACGACTTCGGCGACGCCAATGTGATTGAAGCGCAGCTCGGAGAATACGGTCGCAATCTCGGGCTTGCCTTCCAGATCGTCGACGACGTCCTCGATCTGACTGCCGCCGAGGAGGTCCTGGGCAAGCCTGTCGCCAGCGATCTTCGAGAAGGCAAGGCCACTCTTGCCGTCATTCACGCCCTGGAGCGCGGTACAGGAGCCGACCGCGAAGCTATCCGCACCGTGCTTGCGGACCGCAGCTTCGCCCGCGTCTCGCATAGCCAGATCATAGAGGTCCTCCGTCGTCATGGCTCCATCGAATATGCGATGGACACTGCCTGCGCCTATGCCGAGGCCGCCCGCCAGTCGATCGCCGACCTGCCACCCTCAGATGCCAAGCGGGCCCTGCTGTGGGTTCCTGGCTTCGTCACCAGCCGCGACCGCTAA
- the xseB gene encoding exodeoxyribonuclease VII small subunit codes for MADFERKLTDLEAVVGKLEQGDLSLEESVRLFEEGMKLSESCRQELEAAEGRIQILMRQADGKLQPRDFAVETDLDEEIVDDTEDE; via the coding sequence GTGGCTGACTTCGAGCGCAAGCTGACAGATCTGGAGGCAGTGGTCGGGAAGCTGGAACAGGGAGATCTTTCTCTCGAAGAGTCGGTGCGCCTGTTTGAGGAGGGTATGAAGCTCTCCGAGAGCTGTCGGCAGGAGCTCGAAGCCGCCGAGGGACGGATTCAGATTCTGATGCGTCAGGCGGATGGAAAACTGCAGCCACGTGACTTTGCCGTTGAGACCGATCTGGATGAGGAGATCGTCGACGATACGGAAGACGAATAG